The following coding sequences are from one Shewanella eurypsychrophilus window:
- a CDS encoding arsenate reductase has translation MTQETIMYGISAKRCDTVRKARKWLQANQPDVTFHDFREDGLEKEQLARWVASIGWEQLFNKRSTSFRNLTDADKADINQDKAISLMLEHPTLIKRPVLVNGDKVQVGFKEAEYQAWFTL, from the coding sequence ATGACACAAGAAACAATTATGTACGGCATTTCTGCAAAAAGATGCGATACGGTACGTAAAGCCAGAAAATGGCTCCAAGCTAACCAACCTGATGTCACCTTCCATGATTTTCGTGAAGATGGCTTAGAGAAAGAACAGCTTGCTCGTTGGGTGGCTTCAATTGGTTGGGAACAACTATTCAATAAACGCAGTACCAGTTTTAGAAACCTCACTGATGCCGACAAGGCCGATATAAATCAAGATAAAGCGATAAGCCTGATGCTTGAGCACCCAACGCTAATCAAAAGACCCGTACTGGTCAATGGTGACAAAGTGCAGGTCGGCTTTAAAGAAGCAGAATATCAAGCCTGGTTTACCCTATGA
- the dapE gene encoding succinyl-diaminopimelate desuccinylase gives MSQDVLILAQELISRPSVTPLDEGCQKLMADRLAIAGFNIESMVFEDTTNMWARRGKELPVFCFAGHTDVVPVGDLNRWHTPPFDPVVIDGYLHGRGAADMKGSLAAMLVATERFVEKNPDHKGSIAFLITSDEEGPFINGTTRVIDTLEARNEKITWSLVGEPSSTHKLGDIVKNGRRGSLTGNLTINGIQGHVAYPHLADNPIHKSMHALDELTKMKWDNGNEFFPPTSFQIANINGGTGASNVIPGALEVMFNFRYSTEVTAEILIQRVLNILDAHGLDYDISWIFNGLPFLTGDGPLLEATREAIKQVTGTDTDPQTSGGTSDGRFIAPTGAQVIELGPVNATIHKVNECVKVDDIEQLALCYEVILEKLLCQ, from the coding sequence ATGAGTCAGGATGTATTGATACTGGCACAAGAGCTGATCTCACGTCCCTCTGTCACCCCATTAGATGAAGGCTGCCAAAAGTTAATGGCCGACAGGCTGGCGATTGCGGGTTTTAACATTGAATCTATGGTGTTTGAAGACACCACCAATATGTGGGCAAGACGTGGCAAAGAGCTACCAGTATTTTGTTTTGCAGGTCACACCGATGTGGTTCCTGTTGGCGATCTAAACCGCTGGCATACTCCCCCTTTCGATCCAGTGGTTATCGACGGTTATCTCCATGGCCGCGGCGCAGCAGACATGAAAGGTTCACTGGCAGCAATGCTTGTCGCTACCGAACGTTTCGTCGAGAAGAACCCAGATCATAAGGGCTCTATTGCCTTCTTGATCACCAGTGATGAAGAGGGTCCTTTCATTAACGGTACAACTCGTGTCATCGATACGTTAGAAGCCCGTAATGAAAAGATCACTTGGTCTTTGGTTGGCGAGCCTTCATCAACACACAAACTCGGTGATATCGTTAAAAATGGTCGCAGAGGCAGCTTAACAGGTAATTTGACCATAAATGGCATTCAAGGTCATGTTGCCTACCCTCACCTTGCCGACAATCCCATTCATAAGTCTATGCATGCCTTAGATGAACTGACAAAAATGAAGTGGGATAACGGAAACGAGTTCTTTCCACCGACCAGCTTTCAGATTGCCAACATTAACGGCGGCACTGGCGCATCGAATGTGATCCCAGGCGCTTTAGAGGTCATGTTTAACTTCCGTTACTCGACCGAAGTAACCGCCGAAATACTGATCCAGCGCGTACTCAACATCTTAGATGCCCATGGCTTAGATTATGACATCAGCTGGATTTTCAACGGGCTCCCATTCCTAACGGGTGATGGACCCTTGTTAGAGGCTACACGTGAAGCTATCAAGCAAGTGACGGGCACAGATACCGACCCACAGACCTCGGGTGGCACATCTGATGGGCGTTTTATCGCACCAACGGGAGCCCAAGTGATTGAATTAGGCCCAGTGAATGCAACCATTCACAAAGTGAATGAATGTGTGAAAGTGGACGATATAGAGCAGCTTGCCCTTTGTTATGAAGTTATCCTGGAAAAATTACTTTGCCAGTAA
- a CDS encoding M15 family metallopeptidase has product MPVNRQPYGLEPQHLVEYQGHQLESKTAKALSKMVTAAARDNIDIKVCSGFRDFHRQMQIWNNKASGTRPVLDSHSKPVELSNKTANEIIDLILLWSALPGTSRHHWGTDVDLFDANQIDQINLKLIPSEYESGGPCSNLYHWLLIHASDFGFYFPFQLGLSGVSPEPWHLSYFPVANTILGSFELETLRQVITESEIKFRDELLYRLESIVQNYVYRVAPSPDET; this is encoded by the coding sequence TTGCCAGTAAATCGACAGCCTTATGGCCTTGAGCCTCAACATTTAGTTGAATACCAAGGCCATCAACTCGAATCCAAAACGGCTAAAGCATTGTCCAAAATGGTGACAGCGGCAGCGCGTGATAACATAGATATAAAAGTATGTTCTGGCTTCCGTGATTTTCATCGGCAGATGCAGATATGGAATAATAAAGCCAGTGGTACACGCCCTGTACTTGATAGCCATTCAAAGCCTGTGGAGCTGAGTAACAAGACTGCTAATGAGATCATCGACCTCATTTTACTTTGGTCAGCCTTGCCTGGAACGTCTCGCCACCATTGGGGAACTGACGTTGATCTTTTTGATGCGAACCAAATTGATCAAATCAACCTGAAACTCATACCATCAGAATATGAATCTGGCGGACCATGCTCCAACTTATACCATTGGCTATTAATCCATGCTAGTGACTTTGGCTTTTACTTCCCTTTCCAGTTAGGATTGAGTGGTGTCAGCCCTGAGCCTTGGCATCTTAGTTATTTTCCTGTGGCAAATACGATATTAGGTAGCTTTGAGCTTGAAACATTACGGCAAGTCATAACAGAGTCAGAGATTAAGTTCAGAGATGAGTTACTATACAGACTCGAATCTATAGTTCAGAATTATGTTTATCGAGTCGCACCGTCACCTGATGAGACTTGA
- a CDS encoding alpha/beta fold hydrolase: MNFSSSKKHIKIDNRRLSYIDIGTGPVLLFGHSYLWDSQMWAPQIECLSQHYRCIVPELWGHGETDALPESTHSLRHISAQMLELMDALSVDCFSIIGLSVGAMWGAELALLAPTRVKTLVMMNSFIGYEPEVARAKYYTMLDVINSQQAVPAELIEQIAPLYFCKDAKNKHPELYANFVKSLQNLDADRIESIFRLGKIIFGRRDTMDDIENLTLPCLIMTGVEDTVRPVLESYLMHDAIDGSEFINIPNAGHISSLEEPEFVNNQLMNFLGKHLK, from the coding sequence ATGAATTTTTCATCTTCGAAAAAGCACATAAAGATTGATAATCGACGTTTAAGTTATATCGATATTGGCACCGGCCCAGTACTCTTATTTGGCCATAGCTATCTTTGGGACTCACAGATGTGGGCACCTCAAATTGAATGCCTCTCTCAGCATTACCGCTGTATTGTTCCCGAGTTATGGGGCCATGGTGAAACAGATGCATTACCAGAGTCAACTCACTCTCTTAGACATATCAGCGCGCAAATGCTTGAGCTAATGGATGCATTATCTGTTGACTGCTTTAGCATCATCGGCTTGTCCGTTGGGGCCATGTGGGGAGCTGAATTGGCACTTCTAGCACCGACTCGAGTCAAGACCTTAGTCATGATGAATTCATTTATCGGTTATGAGCCTGAAGTGGCACGAGCTAAGTATTACACGATGCTTGATGTTATTAACAGCCAGCAAGCTGTCCCAGCTGAGCTGATCGAACAGATCGCACCGCTGTACTTTTGCAAAGATGCTAAAAATAAACACCCCGAACTATATGCAAACTTTGTTAAGTCACTGCAAAATCTTGATGCTGATCGAATAGAGAGTATTTTCAGGTTAGGGAAAATTATTTTTGGCCGCAGAGATACCATGGATGACATAGAAAATCTTACCTTGCCGTGCCTTATTATGACTGGGGTTGAAGACACAGTCAGACCCGTACTCGAAAGCTATTTAATGCATGATGCCATCGACGGCAGTGAATTTATCAATATTCCTAATGCGGGTCATATTTCATCTTTAGAAGAGCCTGAATTTGTCAATAATCAGCTGATGAACTTTCTTGGTAAACACCTCAAATAA
- the can gene encoding carbonate dehydratase, with protein MKILKPLFDNNRRWAERIVQEKPDFFEQLATQQNPEYLWIGCSDSRVPSNQIIDLMPGEVFVHRNIANMVIHTDLNCLSVLQYAVEVLKVKHIMVVGHYGCGGVKASMGTERLGLIDNWLGHIRDIHRLHSEELNKLEGDEKFDRLCELNVIEQVGNVSSTNIVQDAWERGQNVSVHGWIYGIDNGLLSDLDVTVDNEQFRPK; from the coding sequence ATGAAAATACTAAAACCACTTTTTGATAATAATCGCCGTTGGGCTGAACGTATCGTACAAGAGAAACCTGACTTTTTTGAACAGCTCGCAACCCAACAAAATCCTGAATACCTGTGGATTGGCTGCTCTGATAGCCGCGTACCTTCCAATCAGATTATCGACTTGATGCCAGGTGAAGTTTTCGTTCACCGTAACATCGCCAATATGGTGATCCATACCGATTTAAACTGTTTATCTGTGCTTCAGTATGCCGTTGAAGTATTAAAAGTAAAACACATCATGGTCGTTGGTCACTACGGCTGTGGTGGCGTCAAAGCGTCAATGGGTACAGAGCGATTGGGCCTGATTGACAATTGGTTAGGTCATATTAGAGATATTCATCGACTTCACAGTGAAGAACTGAACAAACTCGAAGGTGATGAAAAATTTGACCGCCTTTGCGAACTTAATGTTATCGAACAGGTAGGTAATGTCAGTAGCACCAACATAGTCCAAGATGCTTGGGAACGTGGTCAAAATGTTTCGGTACATGGTTGGATTTATGGCATAGACAATGGTCTGTTATCTGATTTAGACGTTACTGTCGATAACGAACAATTTAGGCCAAAGTAA
- the kdnA gene encoding 8-amino-3,8-dideoxy-alpha-D-manno-octulosonate transaminase KdnA, whose translation MPGFELFGPEEKQEVADVMENGFTFRYNFDHMRNDRWKTREMEQLLCEKMNVKHAHLLSSGTAALQTALAAAGIGAGDEVIVPPFTFVASVEAVFMAGAVPIFAEIDETLCLSPEGIEAAITPRTRAVNLVHMCGSMGKLDEIKAVCEKHDLVLLEDACQAIGGTYKGQALGTIGDVGCYSFDSVKTITCGEGGAVITNSETIYNHAHMFSDHGHDHVGNDRGAEGHPIMGLNFRISEMNSAMGLAQLRKLDTIIDIQRRNKRTIKTAMADISEVSFRELPDADGDSAGFLTFMMSSEERTIEINKKLAENGVDGCFYWYVNNWHYLSNWKHIQELKSCSALPITLIENRPDYTKVSVPKSDAIMSKTISMLIKLSWTEEEIAQRIENIKKAFS comes from the coding sequence ATGCCCGGTTTTGAATTATTTGGTCCTGAAGAGAAGCAAGAAGTTGCAGATGTAATGGAGAACGGTTTCACCTTCCGTTATAACTTTGATCATATGCGTAATGACCGCTGGAAAACGCGTGAGATGGAGCAACTGCTTTGTGAAAAGATGAATGTAAAACACGCTCATCTTCTTTCAAGTGGTACTGCTGCATTACAAACTGCACTTGCTGCTGCAGGCATTGGCGCTGGAGATGAAGTTATCGTTCCGCCGTTTACTTTTGTTGCTTCTGTTGAAGCGGTATTTATGGCTGGTGCGGTACCTATTTTTGCCGAGATTGATGAAACATTATGTCTTTCACCTGAAGGCATTGAAGCTGCCATTACCCCACGCACTAGAGCCGTTAACCTAGTTCATATGTGTGGCTCTATGGGTAAGCTAGATGAAATTAAAGCTGTCTGTGAAAAGCACGACTTAGTGCTTCTAGAAGATGCTTGTCAAGCCATCGGCGGCACCTACAAGGGTCAGGCTCTGGGCACTATTGGTGATGTGGGTTGTTACTCATTTGATTCTGTAAAAACCATCACCTGTGGCGAAGGCGGAGCAGTTATCACTAACAGCGAAACCATCTATAACCATGCACACATGTTTTCAGATCACGGCCATGACCATGTTGGTAATGACCGCGGCGCAGAAGGTCATCCTATTATGGGCTTGAACTTCCGTATCTCTGAAATGAACTCAGCGATGGGCTTAGCGCAGCTGCGTAAGCTAGATACCATCATCGACATTCAGCGTAGAAACAAACGTACCATTAAAACTGCAATGGCAGATATCAGTGAAGTCAGCTTCCGTGAACTTCCCGATGCTGATGGTGACTCAGCAGGCTTCCTGACCTTTATGATGTCTTCTGAAGAACGTACCATTGAGATCAACAAGAAGCTGGCCGAAAACGGCGTCGATGGCTGTTTCTACTGGTATGTTAACAACTGGCACTACCTGTCAAACTGGAAACATATCCAAGAGCTAAAATCATGCTCTGCTCTACCGATCACGTTAATCGAAAACCGCCCGGACTACACTAAGGTTTCAGTGCCTAAGTCTGATGCTATCATGAGCAAAACTATCTCTATGTTGATTAAGCTTTCTTGGACTGAAGAAGAGATTGCCCAGCGTATTGAAAATATTAAGAAAGCTTTTTCTTAA